The proteins below are encoded in one region of Belonocnema kinseyi isolate 2016_QV_RU_SX_M_011 chromosome 5, B_treatae_v1, whole genome shotgun sequence:
- the LOC117173231 gene encoding uncharacterized protein LOC117173231, with protein MKEQTSPHIIEILNSKTQTEKFKKDELMKYSDNASDFSEVSVILYAKIEEGEKIKESIGSNESSNLEEINLNLKASDIKGKDLDARLTELLTGGKFPENFLNSPKSEQKDWLRNKMKMELPDLPDNLINLLVGTAFDGDCGRTLEERPDWLDLEKFKRGQKFARRHAFGLSYAQLLSLFVLFSFEDGLKPLVITGKSSTPYTAFKRYLSTGIRLRNWYAEDPWTKDTAAYNDIKAVRKMHANVRRRLEKTKNEDIDAEAKIQNPYCPTRDTLLQDFKSACPAPAPGQCPYMAFQNTEVVPVRPKGLNQGEMVATQFGFLGLLVLYPKYFGVHNVTEKDLEDFCHTWRGLGYLLGIDDDLNLCRGSLSDIKQRCTDFLELWAKPNFRDFTPECEHMMRCVVDGLQYYWPGVTYEISILYLSEILNLHMPRLYSSLSYVDRIKHNIIKSFFCYTSRLPGMMTLMNKKLDAAFDKALNFNPEKHEELKKKSEESIQRRLLMDFSTYL; from the exons ATGAAAGAACAAACGTCTCCTCATATTATCGAAATCCTAAACTCTAAAACAcaaaccgaaaaatttaaaaaagatgaattaatgaAATACAGTGATAACGCAAGTGATTTTTCTGAAGTTTCCGTAATATTATACGCTAAAATAGAGGAAGGAGAGAAAATTAAGGAAAGTATAGGAAGTAATGAATCATCGAATCTCGAAGAAATTAATCTTAATTTGAAAGCTTCCGACATTAAGGGAAAAGATTTAGATGCCAGGTTAACGGAATTGTTAACTGGaggaaaatttccagaaaattttctgaattcgccCAAGAGCGAGCAAAAAGATTGGTTACGCAATAAAATGAAGATGGAGTTACCAGATTTGCCcgataatttgataaatttgttagTTGGAACTGCTTTTGATGGAGATTGTGGAAGAACACTTGAGGAAAGACCGGATTGGTtagatttagagaaatttaaaagaggGCAAAAATTTGCGAGGCGTCATGCTTTTGGGTTATCGTATGCGCAGTTGTTgtcactttttgttttattttcattcgAAGATGGACTGAAACCTTTGGTTATCACTGGGAAATCAAGCACGCCTTATACGGCTTTCAAAAG ATACCTCTCAACAGGGATACGTCTTCGAAATTGGTACGCAGAGGATCCTTGGACGAAGGATACAGCGGCTTACAATGACATTAAGGCAGTCAGAAAAATGCATGCAAATGTTCGAAGGAGAttggaaaaaacgaaaaatgagGATATAGATGCAGAGGCTAAAATTCAGAATCCATATTGTCCAACAAGGGATACtcttttacaggatttcaaatcAGCTTGTCCTGCACCTGCCCCAGGGCAATGCCCTTATATGGCTTTTCAAAATACTGAGGTAGTACCTGTGAGACCGAAAGGGCTAAATCAGGGAGAAATGGTGGCGACCCAATTTGGTTTTTTGGGATTGCTTGTTTTGTACCCCAAATATTTTGGTGTTCATAATGTGACTGAAAAAGATTTGGAGGATTTTTGTCATACTTGGCGGGGACTGGGATATCTTCTTGGAATTGATGATGA TTTAAATCTTTGTCGGGGATCCTTGAGTGACATAAAACAACGATGTACGGACTTTTTGGAACTTTGGGCAAAAcctaatttcagagattttacacCTGAATGTGAGCATATGATGAGATGTGTTGTGGACGGTTTACAATATTATTGGCCCGGTGTCACTTATGAAATATCTATCttatatttatctgaaatactTAATTTACACATGCCGAGATTGTATTCAAGTTTATCTTACGTAGATCGGATTAAGCATAATATTATCAA GTCCTTTTTCTGTTATACGAGTCGATTGCCTGGTATGATGACGCTAATGAATAAAAAACTTGATGCGGCTTTCGACAAAGCATTgaattttaatcctgaaaaacatgaggaattaaaaaagaaatctgaAGAAAGCATACAAAGAAGATTGTTAATGGATTTTAgtacttatttataa
- the LOC117173045 gene encoding uncharacterized protein LOC117173045, with the protein MKDQISPRILEIRNFPTKTKNFQEAKLIKDSNNENGFTADSGKLNNEIEKGEKIQESRGSNKTSNLDEINLNLESSEKQENYLDAKLKKWLSKSEYPENFQSWSKREKKDWLYNNLKMQLPDTPDSLADLMIGIAFDGDCGRSPEERPDWLDMEKFKRGQKFGRDYAFGLAYSQMLSLFVLFSFEDALKPLIITGKSSTPYTAFKRYLSTNTRVRNWNLEDPWKKDTSAYNDIQAVRKMHTNIRKRLEKTKNEDIDEEAKIKNLYCPTRDILLEDFQSACLAPVPGQCPYIVFRNPDFKGTRPKGLHQGEMVATQFGFVGLMILYPKSFGAHYATEEDLEAFCHLWRGLGYLLGMDDDFNLCRGSLNDVRQRCRDILELWAKPNFRELTPECEHMMRCVVEGTNYYLPGSTYESSILYLSELLNLNTPRLYSTLSYGAWIRHKMLKTFFCYTSRLPGMMSLMNSKLDAAFEMALNFSPEKHKELQKKSEESLQRGSSIKFSP; encoded by the exons ATGAAGGACCAAATTTCTCCCCGTATTctcgaaattcgaaattttccaacaaaaaccaaaaatttccaaGAAGCAAAACTAATAAAAGACAGTAATAATGAAAATGGTTTTACCGCAGATTCaggaaaattaaacaatgaaattgaAAAGGGAGAGAAAATTCAGGAAAGCAGAGGAAGTAACAAAACATCAAACCTTGATGAAATTAATCTTAATTTGGAATCTTCCGAGAAACAGGAGAACTATTTAGATGccaagttaaaaaaatggttaagcaAAAGCGAATATCCCGAAAATTTTCAGAGTTGGTccaaaagagagaaaaaagattGGTTGTACAATAATCTAAAGATGCAGTTACCAGATACACCCGATAGTCTAGCAGATTTAATGATTGGAATTGCTTTTGATGGAGATTGTGGAAGATCACCTGAAGAAAGACCGGATTGGTTAGACATGGAGAAATTTAAAAGGGGACAAAAATTTGGTAGGGATTATGCATTTGGATTGGCGTATTCGCAGATGTTgtcactttttgttttattttcgtttgagGATGCATTAAAACCTTTGATTATCACTGGGAAGTCAAGTACGCCTTATACGGCCTTTAAAAG ataCCTATCAACAAATACGCGTGTAAGAAATTGGAACCTAGAGGATCCTTGGAAGAAGGATACATCAGCTTACAATGACATTCAAGCAGTCAGGAAAATGCATACAAACATTCGAAAGAGATTGGAAAAAACCAAAAATGAGGATATAGATGAAGAGGCTAAAATTAAGAATCTATATTGTCCTACAAGGGATATTCTTCTAGAAGATTTTCAATCAGCTTGTCTTGCACCTGTCCCCGGACAGTGTCCTTATATTGTTTTTCGAAATCCTGATTTTAAAGGTACGAGACCCAAAGGATTACATCAGGGAGAAATGGTGGCTACCCAATTTGGATTTGTAGGATTAATGATTTTGTACCCTAAATCATTTGGTGCTCATTATGCAACTGAGGAAGATTTAGAGGCTTTTTGTCACCTTTGGCGGGGACTGGGATATCTTCTTGGAATGGATGATGA ttttaaTCTTTGTCGAGGATCCTTGAATGATGTAAGACAACGATGCAGAGATATTCTGGAACTTTGGGCAAAACCTAATTTCAGAGAATTGACACCTGAATGTGAGCATATGATGAGGTGTGTTGTGGAAGGCACTAACTATTATTTGCCTGGGTCCACTTATGAATCGTCTATCTTATATCTGTCCGAGTTACTTAATCTGAACACGCCAAGATTGTATTCAACTTTATCTTATGGGGCTTGGATCAGGCATAAAATGTTGAA gacttttttttgttatacgaGTCGATTGCCTGGTATGATGTCGTTAATGAACAGCAAACTTGATGCAGCTTTTGAAATGGCTTTGAACTTTAGTCCTGAAAAACAcaaggaattacaaaaaaaatctgaagaaagcTTACAAAGAGGATCGTCAATAAAATTTAGtccttaa